The Haloterrigena turkmenica DSM 5511 nucleotide sequence CATAGCGAACTGGCTGCTCGGTACAACGGCCCTTATTACACTGCCAGGAATTGTCGTCGGTCTAATGCTTGTCGCACTGACTGTCGTTGACGGCGTTGCTTTCCTCCGATTAAAGACGCGTAATGAGTTGCGAGACGATGTCCGAACGGACGGATCTCGAGCTCTTGTCCTGTACCTCATACTAGTCGTACTAACACTGGGTGTCGTTTATATTACTGCACCTGAATTGCGATCGGCCTTGCTATCGCCCTTAGTTGTGTGCCTTGTCGTTGTGAATCTCGTTCTTACTGGAATCTATGCGGTAGCAACAAGTTCCAATCGCTACTATGAGGCGTTCGTTGCTAATGCAGGACTCGTTTTTACATTGGTCAGCATTGTTGCCAGTTTGATGTATCCACATATCGATCGTGTTGAAGGGCTGACTGTTGAGGAAGCTATTGTATCAACGTTACCGCTTAACATCATGTCAATTGGAGCGGCGCTTCTGTTGCCGCTGATCTTCCTCTACTTTGGCGTCCTTTACTCAGTGTTCAGTGGTCCAATAAAGGCAGATGAATCATACTAATGACCGAGAATAACAATTCAATCGACGAAGATAGCAATCCGGCCAGTAGCAATGCATCAAAGCCCCGTCTTAGTTCACGAATCTTGATAACATGGATTGAATTGCTGATCATTGGAATCGTCGGTGGTCTATTTGGTGCTACTATTGGCGGAGCTCCAGGATTCATTGTTTATCTTACCACAACCGTGCTCACGGTAGGGATTATTTTCTATAATGTAAACGAACTTATCAGAGACTGGATACAGGCTATCCATGAGACGAACTAATAGGCTTGGAAATACACAAAAAGATGCTGATTAATCTGTTGGAGCCAACTCGAAAAGACTGGCATCTACCAAGGAAGGACGAGCAATTGTCCACTCTACTGACAAAATGAGAATGACCGTGACCGAACTAGTTGGGTGCCGGCTCGAGTGTCCCTCTGGGGTGCCACCTTGCGTGAGGGCAGCCGTACTGTTCAGCAACAGCGGGAGTATCCGCGCCACGCGTGGGACTGTCCACGAGCGACATGGCGCCGCGCCGGCCAACACGAAACAGAGGGGACTGTCAGTGCTGGCGGCCAGCACGTCCTGGACTCCGGCGGCTTCCAGCCGAGTGGACTGTCAGCCCTGGCGACCAGCGGATCACTGAACTCGAGAAACAGTAGGGGACTGTCGATAGCGAGCTCCGGTTCAATGGGACTGTCACCATATGCAGACCTCGACGGACACTAGAGACGTCCAAACGGCTCTATTGAAATCCATAACTGGAGGTAGGCTTGGCATCCTCAGTGATAAGTGCAGATGATCTACTGATTAGCACAAGGCAGGAAAGATCACTCTAAGAACTGTGAATCTATAATGGATTCCACCAGCACGTTATCATTCGAAAATCGAATAGCATCACGATGTGAATCATATGCAACGACACCAGCATCTCGTAATTGTGGGATGTGAACGTGATATAGCGACTGCTGGGTCGTCGTGATCACATCGTCGGGGATTTCTCGTAATCGTGAAGAATTCTCCCGAATTGAAACGTTATTCGCCAGTTCGTGAAGTGTTAGCGCCGTCTGCGCTTCTCGGAGACACAGCACTGCATAGAACCGACGTTCGTGTCCCAGTAACTGTAATGTATCACAGACATCCTCTATTGTGCGCTCTTTGACACTCATCAACCGGATCTTCGTGGAAGAACAGGAAAGAGGCTTGTATGTTCTATAAATAGGTATACATAGACCTAGTAGTGGCGTCCCGTCTTCGCGTTATATGGGGCACAATTTGATCAATTCGCATACTCTATGTAGCAGCTGTTTCAAGTAAAATGGCATCTGAAGAATAGGGTTTTGACAAGACCAAAACAACCAGATTGCGACGGAAATCTGGTGTCTTTCTCGCATGATCTCGAGTGGACTGTCCACCGGCCGATACAGGCCGACTGTCCACCGTTCGCCAGCAGCGGCGGCCGTTCGGTGCGGTGCTGGGCGTTCGGCGCGGTCCTGTCCATTCAGGCATTGGTCGCCAACCCGCTCGTTTAGCTCTTCAAACGTCTGCGGCCGATCCTCACGTTCCTTCTCGGCTCTGATCCACTGGATAGCTGCTGATTTTCCTGTCCGATTTTCGTGCGGATGTGCTGATCGACTCGGGATCTTCGGCAACGTCGGGATCATCCGGCACCACGTCCACACCGAGCCCGGCCTCAACGAGAGCCAGGTCGATATCGTCCTCCCGAACGTCGTCCGGGTCCTCGAGTTCCGGGTGCGTGTCGGCGAGCATCATTGCCGCGATCGTCTCGCGAAACTCTCGATCCTCCGCAAGAGTACGCCGCGACAACACGCGAGATTTTCGACTGCCTACCAGGGAGTTGCGCCAGTCCCACTTCAGGCATTAATGGGCTGGAGTGATTTAGCCACTGACCAGAAATACATCCGGATTTCGGGCACTGCGACCGCAGATGCACTCCGGCAAGCGCATTATCGATAACTAACAGGCCGCTCACTACTCTTGCAGTTCCTGCTGAACTCAGGTCGCAAGTTCGACGCGGATTCCTCGAGATAGAGGTAGTTCGGGTCGCTTCGTACGGATGATGAGTTCGGCGCGTCGGCATCGTTTATCCCAGCTATTCTCCATGAGGCTCGGACCCCGGCTATATATCGTTGGCGCGGGTACCATCTACATGGCTCACGTCCCAGAACTCCCGGAAAAGTACGTTTGCACAGCCTGCCAGACGATGCACGCCGGCACGGTCTCCGAACGAACCGATAGCGGTCACCAGTACGAGGCACCTGCGAAGTGTGGCTGTTGCGGCGAAACGGAGCTGGTCACTGAAAAAGACTGGCCACATTTCACGCAGTAACGATTCTCTCCATTTCCCGATACGAGTCGGTAAATGCGGTTTGTCACTGACAGTACTGCTGTCGGTCAGTTCGCACACGTAATTGCCGTTCAGTACAGGTGAAGCATCTAACGGAGTATCGATCGATTCAGGACTACATCATCCTACTTTTGTCATCACTGAAAAGTCCGACAGAACCTGCTGTCTATCGCTATCGATAGGCGCTTACCGGTCGTGTGAGCGGACAGTCAACTCGTCACCTTCAAACAAAATCCGATAGCGGTCAAAAGTAAAGGAGACGGTGACCTGCTCGGGTTTTTGATCCCGGACGAGCCCATCGAGTGCGTCCGGGTCAACGTGATCGTATAAGGTGGTTTCGAGTTCGGTGGCAAGCTCGGTTGGATCGATACCCGTGACGGTTCCGAGAGCGGTGACTGTGGCGATGCTCGGTGGTGTGTCCGACCAATCGTACGCTCTTTGGAAGTGAATAGTGGTCAAATCAGATCCATGCCCGTCACTCGCTTGGGTGTCCTCACCCATAGTCTGCCTATGCCAATAAACTCCATAAATGCACTGTGATTTTCCGAGTGAAGGCCGATGTGAATTCACGCTGCTTGTTCTTCGTTGAGTCGGCACGTGAAGATCGCCCGGAGGACGACAACGAGACTATTTCGATCGCCTGCGCCCCAGATTGCCGTTTCTTCGATCTCATTAGCGCCGCCAGAACCATTTACGAGAGTACTGACGAGTGCCGTCTTTTTGTCAGTGATCAACAGGCTCCCGGCGGACGTATCCCTCTATTTCTATAAGGTTTCGAATAGTTCGGTTGACGGTACTATTTCCTGAATTTAACCTTGAATATCGTCTGAAATTCCTGCGAGATAGATGTCTACTCCACGGTCATCGGCGGCCTGAAGCTGATCGAGATGTCGTCAGTGAGTAATTCATCGACGGTCATGTAGACGATTTGTTCGTCTGCGTCGGCGAGGGAGGCTCGTTTCTTCAATTCAGAGTAAGGTACGATAGGATCACTCGATTCGGTAAGCAGGTCTGCGAATTAACCGCTAAACGCTGTACGACGTAATCGATCCCCTATGTCTTGGACCGAGTCTATGCCGCCACTTCGATCGACGGCCGAATGGAATGATTGGGCCCTACGAACGAGATTGCGCGACCAATTTTAGAACCCGCGAGTCTCACCCGAGAACCGTCGTCCGTAGAACGAACCAGTCCCCTGGGATGCCAGCCGAACTCGATGAGTGAGAAATAGAATAGTTCTTGAGGGCTCGGAGGGGACGTCTGATGTCACCCGCTCTTCGTTACGCCATGGTTTCGAGACAGCGATCATAAACGGCGTGCAGGCGGGCCCCCATCTCGTCGACGGTGTACCCGGAGACGTGCGCTCGCCCGTCCGATCGGCAATCGCCCGCGAGGACGTCGGCCAGTCGCGGCCGGAGCGCGTCGTCGTCGGCGACCACGTGGGAGTCGGAGATGGGCTCGAGCACCTCGCGGGCGAAGCCGACGTCGCGCGAGACGACCGGGACGTTACAGGCCGCGGCCTCCTTGATCGTCATTGGCCCGCTCTCGTAGCGCGAGGTGATCAGGACGGCGTCGGCAGCGTTCAGGTAATACGGTACCTCCTCGTAGGGCTGGTTGGCGACGGTCCGCAACTGTACGTCGTCGGGGAGTCCGTCCACGACCCATTCGGCCAGCGGATAGTTCTTCTCCTCGCGCGAGGGGGCGTAGGGGAAGAGGATGATCCGCTCGTCGGTCTCCCAGCCGACGCGCTCGCGCGCTTCGTCGCGGGGGATGGGGTGGAACTGCTCGATATCGACCGGGAAGGGGACAACGTGACAGGGTCGATCGACGCGATCGGCCATCGCGTTCGACGGAACGACGACGTGATCAGCGCGCGCGGTGAACCGCCTGATGACGTCGGCGTAGGGGTTGTCGAGATACTCGCCACCCCAGAGCGTACAGACGACCGGGAGGTCGGTCCGCGGCAGCGCCGACGCCGCGACGGCGAACGGAAACGTGAGTCCGTAGTTGGCGTGGACGAGGTCGTAGTCATCGCGCGCCGCTCGGAGCACCTGCGGGAGGTAACGGGCGTAATCGAGCGGCGTCCGCCGCTCGACGTCGTCTTCGCGGGCCCGATGCTCGCTGGGGACCGGCAGCGTCATCACCTCGACGCCGGCACGCTCGAGGGCCGTCATCTGGCTTTGATAGAAGCTGCGCCAGTCGGTGGTAGTGAGACTCAGGACGTGGATCATGGTAGCGTTACTGGGGGACTGGCTGGCCGCGCTCGTCCGCGTCGGGCTCCGACTCGCTCTCCGCCCGCGCGGACGCCTCCGGCGTCGGTTCGTCGATGTCCGCGAGGAGTTGGCTGAGCACGTACTCGGTGACGTCGATCTTCTCCTCGAGCATCGCCTCGCGTCGATCCGCCCAGGTCTCGTCAGCGGTCGGATCGCTGACGATCCGCTCGAGGGTATCGACTGCGTCGCTCTCGCGGCTCATGTGGAACGACCGGACGAGACCGTAGGCCTCGAGTTCCTCGAACTTGCCCATGTCGTCCGCGCCCGCGAACGGGCTGATCCGAACGGTCGGCGTGCCGAGGAGACCGGCCTCGAGGGTGGTCGTCGCGACCTCGCCGACGACGACGTCGGCGAACGCGAGCAGGTGGTGAAACGCCGCCGGCGGCACGGGAAGCGGTTCGGTGCCCTCCGGCAGTGGGCCGTCGCCCTCGTCGGAGACGAACACCCGTCCGTCATCGGCGAGGACGTCGACGATCCGGCGACGCGCCGAGGGAGAGATTCCCTCCTTCCCGACGTCGTGGTTGCCGTTCCACGCACCGAACCGGATGACGGCGTACCGCTCGTCGGGATCGATGTCGTTGCGTCGCAGGATCGACGGGTCCGGCTCGAACCGATCCGGATGGAGGTATGCGAGTTCGTGGTAGCCGGGATAGGTGACGTGACCGTCACCGTAGCCCTCGCGGAAGT carries:
- a CDS encoding glycosyltransferase family 4 protein → MIHVLSLTTTDWRSFYQSQMTALERAGVEVMTLPVPSEHRAREDDVERRTPLDYARYLPQVLRAARDDYDLVHANYGLTFPFAVAASALPRTDLPVVCTLWGGEYLDNPYADVIRRFTARADHVVVPSNAMADRVDRPCHVVPFPVDIEQFHPIPRDEARERVGWETDERIILFPYAPSREEKNYPLAEWVVDGLPDDVQLRTVANQPYEEVPYYLNAADAVLITSRYESGPMTIKEAAACNVPVVSRDVGFAREVLEPISDSHVVADDDALRPRLADVLAGDCRSDGRAHVSGYTVDEMGARLHAVYDRCLETMA
- a CDS encoding DUF354 domain-containing protein translates to MDIVITIQHAANVHLFRHVVRDLETAGHDVHVFGREKGVTGELLDAYNIHHELLCGEPDGWLGLGLTQLRYEYRLLRRARAIDPDYIVSSHGIAATHVAELVDAESHVYIDTETAINGGNRLTLPFADVLYTPDNFREGYGDGHVTYPGYHELAYLHPDRFEPDPSILRRNDIDPDERYAVIRFGAWNGNHDVGKEGISPSARRRIVDVLADDGRVFVSDEGDGPLPEGTEPLPVPPAAFHHLLAFADVVVGEVATTTLEAGLLGTPTVRISPFAGADDMGKFEELEAYGLVRSFHMSRESDAVDTLERIVSDPTADETWADRREAMLEEKIDVTEYVLSQLLADIDEPTPEASARAESESEPDADERGQPVPQ
- the cydB gene encoding cytochrome d ubiquinol oxidase subunit II is translated as MTDVGTLASDTLFGLPLADIWFGLVFFILGMFLFLDGFDFGVGILFATRDDKHEREQLLAAITPFWDGNEVWLVVFGGALFAAFPAVYANLFSRHYLLMFAILGALILRGLAPEMYEQREDEPWQKWWGRAFIVGSFTAPFFLGIFIANWLLGTTALITLPGIVVGLMLVALTVVDGVAFLRLKTRNELRDDVRTDGSRALVLYLILVVLTLGVVYITAPELRSALLSPLVVCLVVVNLVLTGIYAVATSSNRYYEAFVANAGLVFTLVSIVASLMYPHIDRVEGLTVEEAIVSTLPLNIMSIGAALLLPLIFLYFGVLYSVFSGPIKADESY
- a CDS encoding HalOD1 output domain-containing protein; its protein translation is MGEDTQASDGHGSDLTTIHFQRAYDWSDTPPSIATVTALGTVTGIDPTELATELETTLYDHVDPDALDGLVRDQKPEQVTVSFTFDRYRILFEGDELTVRSHDR
- a CDS encoding DUF7344 domain-containing protein, which codes for MSVKERTIEDVCDTLQLLGHERRFYAVLCLREAQTALTLHELANNVSIRENSSRLREIPDDVITTTQQSLYHVHIPQLRDAGVVAYDSHRDAIRFSNDNVLVESIIDSQFLE